A region from the Candidatus Methylacidiphilales bacterium genome encodes:
- the pgk gene encoding phosphoglycerate kinase, translating to MAKKSIRDVALKNKRVLIRVDFNVPQDKTTGAITNPQRIAAALPTIQYALEQGASVVLMSHLGRPDGKRIEKYTLKPVADKLQELLGKPVKFLNDCVGPEVEKACTALKPGEVVLLENLRFHIEEEGKIKNEDGTSVKADPEKVKAFRAGLTRLGDVYVNDAFGTAHRAHSSVVGVELPEKVAGFLMLKELEAFAAVLDNPKRPLLAILGGAKIADKIPLIKNLIDKADAIIVGGGMSFTFKKVLEGMEIGDSLFDAEGAKLVPELVEKAKARGVKLILPVDFLCADKFDANANTRIAEAANGIPAGWMGLDAGPKSIELYRAAILDAKTIVWNGPPGVFEFDKFSGGTKAMANAVADATAAGAISVVGGGDTATAAKKFKVVEKMTHCSTGGGASLELLEGKVLPGVAALSDK from the coding sequence ATGGCCAAAAAATCAATCCGCGACGTCGCCCTCAAAAACAAACGTGTTCTGATCCGCGTCGATTTCAACGTGCCGCAGGACAAAACCACCGGCGCCATCACCAATCCCCAGCGCATCGCGGCCGCGTTGCCGACCATTCAATACGCCCTCGAACAAGGCGCCTCGGTCGTGCTCATGAGCCATCTGGGCCGCCCCGACGGCAAGCGCATCGAGAAATACACTCTCAAGCCGGTAGCCGATAAACTGCAGGAACTGCTCGGCAAACCCGTAAAATTCCTGAATGACTGCGTGGGTCCTGAAGTCGAAAAAGCCTGCACCGCCCTCAAGCCCGGTGAAGTTGTCCTCCTGGAGAATCTGCGTTTCCATATCGAGGAAGAAGGCAAAATCAAGAACGAGGACGGAACCTCCGTCAAAGCCGACCCTGAAAAAGTCAAAGCCTTCCGCGCCGGTCTCACCCGCCTCGGAGACGTATATGTAAACGACGCTTTCGGCACAGCCCACCGCGCGCACTCCTCCGTCGTCGGCGTGGAACTGCCTGAAAAAGTCGCCGGCTTCCTCATGCTCAAGGAACTGGAAGCATTTGCGGCCGTGCTCGACAACCCGAAACGCCCCCTGCTCGCGATCCTCGGCGGCGCAAAAATCGCCGATAAAATTCCGCTCATCAAAAACCTGATCGACAAGGCGGACGCCATCATCGTCGGCGGCGGGATGTCCTTCACGTTCAAAAAAGTGCTCGAGGGCATGGAAATCGGCGACAGCCTTTTCGACGCCGAAGGCGCAAAGCTCGTGCCTGAACTTGTGGAAAAGGCCAAGGCCCGCGGAGTCAAACTCATCCTGCCTGTCGATTTTCTCTGCGCCGACAAATTTGATGCCAATGCCAACACCCGGATTGCGGAAGCCGCCAACGGCATTCCCGCGGGCTGGATGGGGCTGGATGCCGGCCCCAAATCGATTGAGTTGTACCGCGCCGCCATCCTCGACGCCAAGACCATCGTCTGGAACGGGCCTCCCGGCGTGTTTGAGTTCGATAAATTTTCAGGCGGCACCAAGGCCATGGCCAATGCGGTGGCCGATGCCACGGCAGCCGGAGCCATCAGTGTCGTCGGCGGCGGAGACACCGCGACAGCCGCCAAAAAATTCAAGGTGGTGGAAAAGATGACGCATTGCTCCACCGGCGGCGGCGCCTCCCTCGAACTTCTGGAAGGCAAAGTCCTGCCCGGTGTGGCCGCGCTCAGCGACAAATAA
- the tpiA gene encoding triose-phosphate isomerase, with amino-acid sequence MAFRRKIIAGNWKMNKTATDAKSLVAELDEKLAKVDEIEVVICPPFTALHTAQETLGSHSHLILGGQNMHQETSGAYTGEISAGMLRDLFCRYVILGHSERRQYFHETDELVNKKAHVALKVLLKPIICVGETLAEREGGKTEKVVTTQVKGSCAGFSDENWDDVVIAYEPVWAIGTGKTATPAQAQEVHALIRSTIEKIASKAVADKIRIQYGGSVKPENARELLNQPDIDGALVGGASLDADSFVAIIKNACQDSEAA; translated from the coding sequence ATGGCTTTTCGCAGAAAAATCATTGCTGGCAACTGGAAGATGAACAAGACCGCCACCGACGCCAAAAGCCTCGTGGCCGAGCTGGACGAAAAACTGGCGAAAGTTGACGAAATCGAGGTTGTCATTTGCCCCCCGTTCACCGCGCTTCATACCGCCCAGGAAACGCTCGGATCACACTCTCATCTGATTCTCGGCGGACAAAATATGCATCAGGAAACCTCCGGAGCCTACACCGGGGAGATTTCCGCCGGCATGCTGCGGGATCTGTTTTGCCGCTATGTCATCCTGGGCCATTCCGAACGGCGGCAGTATTTCCATGAAACGGACGAGTTGGTCAATAAAAAGGCCCACGTTGCGCTCAAGGTCCTTTTGAAACCCATCATTTGCGTCGGCGAAACCCTGGCTGAACGCGAAGGCGGCAAAACCGAGAAAGTCGTGACCACCCAGGTCAAGGGTTCCTGCGCCGGGTTTTCAGATGAAAATTGGGACGATGTGGTCATTGCCTATGAACCCGTCTGGGCCATCGGAACCGGAAAAACCGCCACTCCCGCCCAAGCCCAGGAGGTTCACGCCCTCATTCGTTCCACGATTGAAAAAATCGCCTCCAAAGCCGTGGCCGACAAGATCCGCATTCAATACGGCGGAAGCGTCAAACCCGAGAATGCCAGGGAACTGCTGAACCAGCCCGACATCGACGGCGCCCTGGTGGGGGGTGCCAGCCTGGATGCGGACTCCTTTGTGGCGATCATTAAAAACGCTTGTCAGGACAGCGAAGCCGCGTAA
- the secG gene encoding preprotein translocase subunit SecG produces the protein MVTILIYIITGFFVVCSLLLTFVVLMQRPRSEGLGAAFGGGMTESLFGAQTTDVLTKITIWLAALFFLCTLSLAVLHAKRSSTSDLAKALKAKAAIEQKTRESNKAENPAPVETQAAKAPATSTAAGASVPPAPATAPAPAKK, from the coding sequence ATGGTTACGATCCTGATTTACATCATTACCGGCTTTTTCGTGGTCTGCAGCCTCCTGCTGACCTTCGTCGTGCTCATGCAACGGCCCCGTTCCGAGGGTCTTGGCGCCGCTTTTGGAGGCGGCATGACCGAATCGCTCTTTGGCGCCCAGACTACCGACGTGTTGACCAAGATTACAATTTGGTTGGCGGCCCTCTTTTTTCTCTGCACCCTTTCCCTCGCGGTTCTGCATGCCAAACGCAGCTCCACCAGCGACTTGGCAAAAGCGCTGAAGGCCAAGGCCGCTATTGAACAGAAGACCCGTGAATCCAATAAGGCTGAAAACCCTGCTCCGGTTGAAACTCAAGCTGCAAAAGCTCCTGCCACCTCCACGGCGGCCGGCGCCTCAGTTCCCCCGGCGCCTGCCACTGCTCCTGCCCCGGCCAAAAAATAG
- a CDS encoding peptide ABC transporter substrate-binding protein, whose amino-acid sequence MPLVLLLTGACSNRSTQADLVFINGAEPQTLDPALISGQLEGRLSYCLFEGLTRHNAKGEAIPGIAERWEISPDRRTYTFHLRPDAFWSNGDPVTAGDFADSWRRVLEPSTDAVYAEILFFIENAEAYQKGKITDFNLVGIKAPDSKTVQVRLTSPTPFFIDLTAFTTYLPVHMPSVRKYGESWARPGNMICNGPFLLKDWRINDRVIMVRNERYWDAVHVALRRVDALATSQGNTALNLYLTGEADLLLDKGLIPSQILPELRKRRDFHVFNFLGSYFYRFNTTRPPFNNPLVRKAFSASIDRNVIVQKITRGGEAPARSLVPDGISGYQPYPGIGYNPEQARKWLAEAGYPGGKKFPSVSIMYNASQQHAAIAVEVQAMWKRELRVDVELRQQDWPTYLRDMDLLNFDVVRSSWVGDYADPNTFLDCFVTGRGNNRTGWSNPRYDQLLGMAGVESNPQKRFDDMREAEKLLVSKDPPIAPLYFYVGMLCFDPDRLGGIEGNILDEHPIRTLYRKDAK is encoded by the coding sequence TTGCCGTTGGTTCTGCTCCTGACCGGAGCCTGCTCCAACCGTTCCACACAGGCGGACTTGGTCTTCATCAACGGCGCCGAACCCCAAACTCTCGATCCGGCCCTCATCAGCGGCCAGCTTGAAGGACGGCTTTCCTATTGCCTTTTCGAGGGCCTGACACGACACAATGCCAAAGGCGAAGCTATTCCCGGAATCGCCGAGCGCTGGGAAATCTCGCCCGACAGGCGCACTTACACGTTTCATCTGCGCCCGGACGCATTCTGGAGCAATGGAGATCCTGTCACCGCGGGCGATTTTGCGGATTCCTGGCGCCGCGTGCTGGAACCGTCCACCGACGCTGTTTATGCGGAAATTTTATTCTTTATCGAAAACGCGGAAGCCTATCAAAAAGGTAAAATCACCGATTTCAACTTGGTAGGCATCAAGGCCCCGGATTCAAAAACCGTGCAGGTGCGGCTCACGTCGCCCACTCCCTTTTTTATAGATCTGACCGCTTTCACCACCTATCTGCCCGTTCACATGCCTTCCGTCAGGAAATACGGGGAATCCTGGGCTCGTCCGGGAAACATGATCTGCAACGGCCCGTTTCTTTTGAAAGACTGGCGGATCAATGACCGGGTCATCATGGTCCGCAATGAGCGTTACTGGGACGCGGTTCACGTCGCTCTGAGGCGCGTGGATGCCCTGGCCACCTCCCAGGGAAATACAGCCCTGAACCTTTATCTGACCGGCGAAGCCGATTTGCTCCTCGATAAGGGGCTCATCCCCTCCCAAATTTTGCCGGAATTGCGAAAACGCCGCGATTTCCATGTCTTCAATTTTCTCGGAAGTTATTTTTACCGCTTCAACACGACCCGCCCGCCGTTTAATAATCCGCTCGTGCGCAAGGCCTTTTCCGCATCCATCGACCGAAATGTCATCGTGCAAAAAATCACGCGCGGCGGCGAGGCGCCCGCCCGGTCCCTTGTTCCAGACGGCATTTCCGGCTATCAACCCTACCCCGGCATCGGTTACAACCCGGAACAGGCCAGAAAATGGCTGGCCGAGGCCGGATATCCCGGCGGAAAAAAATTCCCAAGTGTCAGCATCATGTACAACGCCTCCCAGCAACATGCCGCAATTGCCGTGGAAGTACAGGCCATGTGGAAACGGGAGCTCCGGGTGGATGTCGAACTGCGACAGCAGGACTGGCCCACTTACCTGCGCGATATGGACCTGCTCAACTTTGATGTGGTTCGTTCCAGTTGGGTGGGCGATTATGCAGACCCCAATACCTTTCTGGATTGCTTTGTCACCGGACGCGGAAACAACCGGACCGGCTGGAGCAACCCGCGCTACGACCAATTGCTCGGCATGGCCGGTGTGGAAAGCAATCCGCAAAAACGCTTCGACGATATGCGGGAAGCTGAAAAACTTCTGGTGAGCAAAGATCCTCCCATCGCGCCACTCTATTTTTATGTCGGCATGCTCTGCTTCGATCCGGACCGGCTGGGCGGAATCGAAGGCAATATCCTGGATGAGCATCCCATCCGGACCCTCTACCGAAAGGATGCAAAATAA
- a CDS encoding ABC transporter permease, with protein sequence MPAFIFKRIVQALLVLVVVVSATFLMVRLAPGSPFGAERKLDPAVEQRLNAHYHLDGTIPEQLLCYWRNLLQGNLGESLKYKNRTVVEILAQALPKSALVGSCALVLALGVGIVAGSLAAVYHNGPLDRAAMLLALSGICLPPFLLAPLAILVFGIYFQCFPVAGWGSLDHLVLPALCLAAPYAAYCSRLMRSSMLDVLDQDYIRTARAKGVGESTVVFRHALKSAILPLVSFTGPLAANILTGSMVIEDVFKIPGLGPFFVNSVLTRDVFLLGGTVIVYFTVLITLNTCVDILYTVLDKRIKLL encoded by the coding sequence ATGCCCGCCTTTATTTTCAAGCGCATCGTTCAGGCATTGCTGGTCCTGGTCGTCGTCGTCTCCGCGACTTTTCTCATGGTTCGCCTCGCCCCCGGCAGTCCGTTCGGGGCCGAGCGCAAACTGGACCCAGCCGTCGAGCAGCGCCTCAATGCGCACTATCATCTCGACGGCACGATCCCGGAACAGCTTCTCTGCTATTGGCGCAACCTGCTCCAGGGAAATCTCGGCGAATCGCTCAAATACAAAAACCGTACCGTTGTTGAAATTCTCGCCCAGGCACTGCCCAAATCGGCCCTCGTCGGAAGCTGCGCACTTGTGCTTGCGCTCGGGGTCGGCATTGTTGCGGGCAGCCTGGCCGCCGTTTATCATAATGGCCCCCTGGACCGCGCCGCCATGCTGCTGGCACTCAGCGGCATCTGTCTGCCCCCTTTCCTGCTCGCGCCCCTGGCCATCCTCGTATTCGGCATTTACTTCCAGTGCTTCCCGGTCGCTGGCTGGGGTTCTCTCGATCATCTCGTCCTGCCGGCCCTCTGCCTTGCAGCACCCTATGCGGCCTACTGCAGCCGCTTGATGCGGTCCAGCATGCTCGATGTACTCGACCAGGATTACATCCGGACCGCGCGCGCCAAAGGCGTCGGCGAGAGTACGGTTGTTTTCCGCCATGCCCTGAAATCCGCCATTTTGCCCCTTGTCAGCTTCACCGGGCCTCTTGCCGCCAACATTTTGACAGGCAGCATGGTGATCGAGGATGTCTTTAAAATCCCGGGGCTTGGGCCTTTCTTTGTAAACAGCGTATTGACCCGCGATGTGTTTCTGCTCGGTGGAACCGTGATTGTTTATTTCACCGTTCTCATCACGCTGAACACCTGCGTCGATATCCTTTATACCGTCCTGGACAAACGGATCAAACTGCTGTGA
- a CDS encoding ABC transporter permease has product MKNAFTTRHVIVYCLLLLGGMVLLALAGPWLSPYSFDDTRFAPLEAPGIAHWFGTDMNGRDVLTRTLLGARLSLLVGCVGALVSLTVGVCYGMLSGYLGGAIDNLMMRFVDILYSVPRLIIVIFLIAVFDVEVRQFLTLIGLGGLQQWSRLLVLFVGLGLVEWLTMARIVRGQVLSLKERPFIDAARVLGQSNLIIMFRHLLPNLTGLILVYLTLTIPAVILDESFLSFLGLGVQAPQASWGTLLSEGAGFINPIKISWWMLLGPGLCMAVTLLALNFLGDALRDRFDPRYNKR; this is encoded by the coding sequence GTGAAAAACGCTTTCACTACCCGCCACGTCATCGTGTACTGCCTGCTCTTGCTGGGAGGCATGGTGCTGCTCGCGCTCGCAGGCCCGTGGCTGAGCCCCTATTCCTTCGACGACACCCGCTTCGCCCCGCTTGAAGCGCCGGGCATCGCTCATTGGTTTGGTACCGACATGAACGGGCGCGACGTGCTCACACGCACACTATTGGGAGCCCGGCTCTCGCTGCTGGTCGGTTGTGTCGGCGCACTCGTCAGCCTCACGGTCGGTGTTTGCTATGGGATGCTCAGCGGTTATTTGGGGGGAGCCATCGACAACCTGATGATGCGCTTCGTGGATATTCTTTATTCGGTCCCCCGGCTCATCATCGTGATTTTTTTGATCGCCGTCTTCGATGTGGAAGTGCGGCAATTCCTTACCCTGATCGGGCTGGGCGGATTGCAACAATGGTCCCGGTTGCTGGTGCTGTTCGTGGGGCTGGGACTGGTGGAATGGCTGACCATGGCGCGCATTGTCCGCGGCCAGGTGCTTTCGCTCAAGGAACGGCCCTTTATCGACGCCGCGCGCGTCCTGGGACAAAGCAATCTCATCATCATGTTCCGGCATCTTCTGCCGAACCTAACAGGGCTGATCCTGGTCTATCTCACCCTGACAATCCCTGCGGTCATCCTGGATGAATCGTTCCTGAGCTTCCTCGGCCTCGGCGTGCAGGCGCCCCAGGCCAGTTGGGGCACTTTGTTGTCGGAAGGCGCCGGATTCATCAATCCCATCAAAATATCCTGGTGGATGCTGCTCGGGCCGGGATTGTGCATGGCCGTCACGCTGCTGGCCCTGAATTTCCTCGGCGACGCCCTCCGCGACCGCTTTGATCCGCGGTATAACAAGCGGTGA
- a CDS encoding DUF2442 domain-containing protein → MNTLLDRAKSAAYADGHITVFMDSGVEIRFPIAGNPRLCAASPEQLNHIEISPFGLHWPDLDEDLSFRGLAEGNYGQASRTQ, encoded by the coding sequence ATGAACACATTACTCGACAGAGCTAAATCAGCCGCTTACGCTGACGGTCATATTACGGTCTTTATGGACAGTGGTGTGGAAATCCGTTTCCCCATTGCCGGAAACCCTCGTTTGTGCGCTGCTTCTCCGGAACAACTAAACCACATTGAGATTTCTCCATTTGGCCTCCACTGGCCTGATTTGGATGAAGATCTTTCATTCCGTGGTTTGGCTGAAGGCAATTATGGGCAAGCGAGTCGAACACAGTGA